Proteins from a single region of Hordeum vulgare subsp. vulgare chromosome 6H, MorexV3_pseudomolecules_assembly, whole genome shotgun sequence:
- the LOC123402236 gene encoding WAT1-related protein At1g44800-like → MGMGWKVVNDVKPYLAMVLLQVGFAGMYIIAVASLKAGMSHFVLVVYRNLVATAVMMPFAIYFERGLRPKMTITIFIKIMGLAFLEPVIDQNLYFMGAKMTSAGFATALVNILPAVTFVLALILRMEKVRLRSLHSQAKIAGTLLTVAGAVLMVLYHGPIVQFPWTKGQHHATASGQGAGGAAAARDWLNGTIMVIIACVAWACFFILQSNTLQSYPAELSLTVLICGMGSLMSGAIALVAERANTQAWVIGFDTRLFTAVYAGIVCSGVAYYVQGIVSKQRGPVFVTAFNPLCMIITAILGSIILKEEINLGSVIGAVIIVGGLYFLIWGKSKDEISKAGGSSKGAGELPLTSMTNGHASVSSKQELGNGNGGHVIGVETPAANGHY, encoded by the exons ATGGGCATGGGGTGGAAAGTTGTGAACGATGTGAAGCCGTACCTGGCGATGGTGCTGCTGCAGGTGGGGTTCGCCGGGATGTACATCATCGCCGTGGCGTCCCTCAAGGCCGGGATGAGCCACTTCGTCCTCGTCGTCTACCGTAACCTCGTCGCCACCGCCGTCATGATGCCCTTCGCCATCTACTTCGAGAG GGGACTGaggccaaagatgacaatcaccatcttcatcaagaTCATGGGGCTTGCATTTCTCGA GCCTGTGATTGACCAGAACCTGTACTTCATGGGCGCGAAGATGACCTCGGCAGGATTCGCGACGGCGCTCGTCAACATCCTCCCGGCTGTCACCTTCGTGCTGGCCCTCATCCTGCGCATGGAGAAGGTGCGGCTGCGGAGCCTCCACAGTCAGGCCAAGATCGCCGGCACGCTCCTCACAGTGGCCGGCGCGGTGCTGATGGTCCTGTACCACGGCCCCATCGTACAGTTCCCGTGGACCAAGGGCCAGCACCACGCTACCGCCAGTGGCCAGGGCGCCGGTGGCGCAGCAGCCGCGCGGGACTGGCTGAACGGGACTATCATGGTCATCATCGCCTGCGTGGCCTGGGCGTGCTTCTTCATCCTCCAGTCCAACACCCTCCAGAGCTACCCGGCGGAGCTGTCGCTCACCGTTCTCATCTGCGGCATGGGCTCGCTCATGAGCGGTGCCATCGCCCTCGTCGCCGAGCGCGCCAACACTCAGGCGTGGGTCATTGGCTTCGACACCCGCCTCTTCACCGCCGTCTATGCCGGCATCGTGTGTTCCGGCGTGGCGTACTACGTGCAGGGCATCGTGTCGAAGCAAAGGGGGCCGGTGTTTGTCACGGCATTCAACCCGCTCTGCATGATCATAACCGCCATCTTGGGCTCCATCATTCTCAAGGAGGAGATCAATCTCGGAAG TGTGATTGGTGCCGTGATCATCGTTGGAGGCCTCTACTTTCTCATCTGGGGCAAGAGCAAGGACGAGATCAGCaaagccggcggcagcagcaaggGCGCCGGCGAGCTGCCCTTAACCTCCATGACCAACGGCCACGCCAGcgtcagcagcaagcaagaactcGGCAACGGGAACGGCGGCCATGTCATTGGCGTGGAGACGCCGGCAGCCAATGGACACTACTAG